The following are from one region of the Paenibacillus sp. JZ16 genome:
- a CDS encoding S-layer homology domain-containing protein — MKTSGKFGSLFMVICMLVATFQPLTAPAHAAAMDKWVTYKLDDFSNAKQVDLFSLNGQAKVRKDSMGRDILRLTEAQGNQFGTAFNKKLIAAGNNYSFSTFFKFRLNGDNRTTSPADGITFTIQAQSNSAGEVGVGIGYGGIKPSFAVKYDTYQNGGLVNDPSANYIGLATDGSVNNTNPAWYTTNLNNINLSGGEDLYSWIDYDGQTKIVKVYLSKEATRPAVPVLETSNIDLNQIFAGYPGVYAGFTSATGGAMETHDIIEWYFTNEFNPIDKANTDYVYKQAPTDVRIEVVPTSEPGKYEVTGTAFDVNGDPVEGAPITFHSEEGRLATPSQSTNHHGQATTILDFGAIPPTGEIKVVTVGGAYAALPQAPVLSSGTSPDTANELLWNTVTGATYYNLYKNGVLLDTNIQAASYTLTGADLDEIAQYTVTAVIDSPAGTIESLPSNPVTLGLHFDEPIYNLNTNPLGTNYEHPTVVTSVYQNGTRDVTLDGTLFKVNNPNVATVNEHGLLTAVGAGTTVIEAVYNGKTTQSIVKVSIDAPVLNTGKVNATNAELLWNNIPGAHSYNIYDANGQLIADGLTGTSYVLSGLKPESKQSYVIKAVSNGIESPASSPVEVSTSASGLRDLLIDPASITLKPGDQHTPKVTAISLDESIQDVTGKATYTSSDDKVATVDANGVVTAVAPGTAIITAMHDGKSVTQTVHVHDQAVSYNLDVTVSPEGVLADGKSPVTVTAKATDSNGNPVPGVPVEITYDSGKTKTVTTNEEGIAVWTYAPSVLTNTTPLYDIVVAEIKDPGTGTTVQASKGVHYFPAAIDGVVVDQITGKPVAGAKITVESDFNNDGIADFATEVTTDEDGSYQIPVPRGNYTYTLNIETPIQIGGHNVTLTHSKEVTIGNVQPGQTIKPSNLLRGQLFVASTTGAINPNTLGEILGNGKAVAVLQGLEGSSFTQSLTIANDGTFALDQVPPGKYQISYQLELADGTVLAGPASILDVDMTQDGQTAVVYSLIDPYGIVTDASTGKVISGADVQLYWADTELNRQKGLAPNTLVSLPELTGFTPNQNANPQISDAAGQYAWMVYPEGDYYIVAKRTGYYTYDTRVSKPNAPAVNGSDSYIKDGIIHVGQSIIAFDFAMLPLPSSGNGGDSSGSGSGSGSSPSTPPSSQQGDVTLNLSTDKKQVQEGKQSTITVDYANRTNAALRDVSVKVTLPEGAEVVNANGGTVDGRTVTWNIANLPAGSTGNFKLDIKWGLIPSKEVQYEIIGQLTAGGSKKSNASVNVQVFSDRFGDLQHQRYILGFPDGKFHPSKTLTRAELAAIVARLSEETTATGKSNLKDIRSGHWASDYIQIAVSQGYFNGYADHTFRPDVPVTRAELAAVLARFLNLDTTASVNRHFTDIEGSWAAEAIEALYRNNLLSGYPGNTFRPNNRITRVEAVTLINKALYRGPLTGLEPIFPDVAETHWGFGDVQEATVSHQSTRNQNGIEVWVSTLKDNVK, encoded by the coding sequence ATGAAAACGTCTGGTAAATTCGGATCCTTGTTTATGGTGATCTGTATGCTTGTTGCCACTTTTCAGCCTCTAACAGCGCCGGCTCATGCCGCAGCCATGGACAAATGGGTCACCTATAAACTTGATGATTTCAGCAATGCCAAGCAGGTCGATTTATTCTCCCTGAATGGCCAAGCTAAAGTAAGAAAAGACAGTATGGGACGCGATATCCTGCGTCTAACCGAGGCCCAAGGAAACCAATTCGGAACGGCTTTTAACAAAAAGCTGATTGCAGCGGGCAACAATTATTCCTTTAGCACCTTTTTTAAATTCCGTCTGAATGGAGACAACCGCACCACCTCTCCGGCTGACGGCATTACCTTTACCATTCAGGCACAATCCAACAGTGCAGGAGAAGTCGGTGTCGGCATCGGGTATGGCGGGATTAAACCCAGCTTTGCGGTGAAATATGATACATACCAAAACGGTGGTCTTGTCAACGACCCATCCGCTAACTACATTGGACTTGCAACAGACGGTAGTGTCAACAATACCAATCCTGCTTGGTACACAACAAACCTAAATAATATTAATCTGTCGGGAGGAGAGGATTTATACTCCTGGATTGATTACGATGGACAGACCAAGATTGTTAAAGTCTATCTCAGCAAAGAGGCTACACGTCCAGCAGTTCCTGTGCTGGAAACCAGCAACATCGACCTCAATCAAATCTTCGCCGGCTATCCCGGCGTATATGCCGGTTTCACTTCCGCCACCGGTGGAGCGATGGAAACCCACGATATTATCGAGTGGTATTTTACTAACGAATTCAATCCGATTGATAAGGCAAATACGGACTATGTCTATAAACAAGCTCCAACCGACGTCAGAATTGAGGTCGTACCTACCTCTGAACCCGGAAAATATGAGGTAACTGGAACTGCGTTTGATGTAAATGGCGATCCCGTAGAAGGAGCCCCCATTACTTTCCATTCTGAGGAAGGAAGGTTGGCCACTCCATCCCAATCAACCAATCATCACGGACAAGCTACAACAATTCTGGATTTTGGCGCTATTCCTCCAACCGGGGAGATTAAGGTCGTAACCGTAGGCGGAGCTTATGCCGCGTTACCACAGGCTCCGGTATTATCATCAGGCACATCACCTGATACAGCTAATGAGCTGTTGTGGAACACTGTAACAGGAGCCACCTACTATAATCTTTATAAGAATGGTGTCCTGCTGGATACAAATATTCAGGCAGCCTCGTATACACTGACCGGCGCAGACCTGGATGAGATCGCGCAATACACTGTAACTGCTGTAATAGATAGCCCGGCCGGCACCATCGAAAGCCTTCCATCTAATCCAGTTACTTTAGGACTTCATTTTGATGAGCCTATCTACAATCTTAATACGAATCCGCTTGGAACGAATTATGAGCATCCTACGGTGGTCACCTCCGTATATCAGAACGGTACGAGAGATGTAACCCTTGATGGAACCCTGTTTAAAGTTAACAATCCGAACGTAGCCACGGTAAATGAACATGGTTTACTGACGGCAGTAGGAGCGGGCACCACCGTAATCGAGGCCGTTTATAACGGAAAAACAACACAATCTATTGTCAAAGTAAGCATTGATGCTCCGGTGTTAAATACCGGAAAAGTGAATGCGACTAACGCCGAACTATTGTGGAACAACATCCCTGGCGCACATTCGTACAACATCTACGACGCCAACGGACAGCTGATCGCAGACGGATTGACGGGCACAAGCTATGTTTTGTCCGGCCTTAAGCCTGAAAGCAAGCAAAGCTATGTTATCAAAGCCGTTAGCAACGGCATTGAATCCCCTGCTTCTTCGCCAGTGGAAGTTTCCACCTCGGCTTCAGGTCTGCGCGATCTGTTGATTGATCCGGCAAGCATCACGCTGAAGCCTGGTGATCAACACACGCCTAAGGTAACAGCCATTTCCTTGGATGAAAGCATTCAGGATGTGACGGGCAAAGCCACATATACATCTTCTGATGATAAGGTGGCCACTGTCGATGCCAATGGCGTCGTAACCGCTGTAGCACCAGGCACAGCAATCATCACCGCTATGCACGATGGAAAATCCGTCACACAAACCGTTCATGTTCATGATCAGGCAGTATCCTACAATCTGGATGTTACGGTGTCCCCAGAGGGAGTATTGGCTGACGGGAAGTCTCCGGTAACGGTTACTGCTAAGGCTACCGATTCCAATGGCAATCCGGTCCCTGGAGTGCCCGTGGAAATTACGTATGATTCCGGTAAAACCAAGACGGTGACCACCAATGAAGAAGGCATTGCTGTATGGACATACGCACCTTCTGTTTTAACGAACACGACACCGTTATACGACATCGTGGTGGCCGAGATCAAGGATCCTGGCACAGGCACAACCGTTCAAGCAAGCAAAGGCGTCCATTACTTCCCTGCTGCCATTGACGGCGTCGTTGTAGATCAAATCACCGGCAAACCGGTAGCAGGCGCGAAGATAACCGTAGAATCCGATTTCAACAACGATGGAATCGCTGATTTCGCTACCGAGGTAACGACCGACGAGGATGGTTCGTACCAGATTCCGGTTCCGCGCGGAAATTACACCTACACGTTGAATATCGAAACCCCAATTCAGATCGGGGGGCACAATGTAACTCTAACGCATTCAAAAGAAGTTACGATCGGCAATGTTCAACCAGGCCAAACGATCAAACCTTCGAATCTGCTGAGAGGCCAATTATTCGTTGCATCCACCACCGGAGCAATAAACCCTAACACCCTGGGCGAAATCCTGGGCAACGGAAAAGCCGTTGCGGTGCTTCAAGGCTTAGAGGGCAGCAGCTTTACGCAGTCGCTCACTATCGCTAACGACGGAACTTTCGCGCTGGATCAAGTACCACCGGGCAAATATCAAATATCTTATCAGCTTGAATTGGCGGATGGTACGGTATTGGCAGGTCCCGCTTCCATTTTGGACGTGGACATGACCCAAGACGGCCAGACCGCGGTTGTGTATTCCCTTATTGATCCTTACGGCATCGTAACGGATGCCTCGACAGGGAAAGTGATTAGCGGTGCTGATGTCCAATTGTACTGGGCCGATACCGAGCTGAACCGCCAGAAAGGACTGGCGCCAAACACGCTTGTATCTTTGCCGGAACTGACTGGATTCACTCCTAATCAAAATGCCAATCCACAGATTTCTGACGCGGCTGGTCAATATGCTTGGATGGTGTACCCGGAAGGCGATTATTACATTGTCGCGAAACGAACCGGTTATTACACGTATGACACTCGAGTTTCAAAACCGAATGCTCCTGCCGTTAACGGTTCCGACAGTTATATCAAGGACGGGATCATCCATGTGGGTCAAAGCATCATCGCCTTTGATTTTGCTATGTTGCCATTGCCGTCCTCAGGTAATGGCGGGGATTCATCAGGATCAGGATCGGGATCAGGATCATCTCCATCAACGCCACCTTCAAGTCAGCAGGGTGATGTGACATTGAACCTGTCCACGGACAAAAAGCAAGTCCAAGAAGGCAAACAGTCGACCATAACCGTCGACTACGCTAACCGTACCAACGCTGCATTACGTGATGTATCGGTGAAAGTTACCCTCCCTGAAGGAGCAGAAGTCGTAAATGCAAACGGCGGAACGGTCGATGGCAGAACGGTAACCTGGAATATTGCTAATCTGCCTGCTGGAAGCACCGGTAACTTCAAATTGGACATCAAATGGGGATTGATCCCATCAAAAGAGGTTCAATATGAAATCATTGGACAACTGACTGCAGGAGGCAGCAAAAAATCCAATGCTTCCGTCAATGTTCAAGTATTCTCCGACAGATTCGGCGATCTCCAGCATCAGCGTTATATCCTCGGTTTCCCTGACGGTAAATTCCATCCGTCCAAAACGTTGACCCGGGCTGAGCTAGCTGCAATCGTTGCACGTCTTTCAGAGGAAACCACAGCAACCGGGAAATCGAACCTCAAAGATATTCGAAGTGGCCACTGGGCGTCCGATTACATTCAAATTGCAGTATCCCAAGGATATTTCAACGGATACGCTGACCATACATTCCGTCCTGATGTGCCGGTCACCCGCGCAGAACTGGCTGCCGTGCTGGCCCGTTTCCTGAATCTGGACACAACGGCTTCCGTGAATCGTCACTTTACGGACATTGAGGGAAGCTGGGCTGCCGAAGCCATAGAAGCTTTATATCGTAACAATCTGCTCTCTGGCTACCCTGGCAACACCTTCCGACCTAACAACCGCATTACGCGGGTTGAGGCCGTCACTTTGATTAACAAAGCATTGTACCGTGGACCTTTGACGGGATTGGAACCGATCTTCCCTGATGTAGCAGAAACCCACTGGGGCTTCGGCGATGTTCAAGAAGCAACGGTTTCTCACCAATCCACTCGTAATCAGAATGGCATTGAGGTTTGGGTTTCCACGCTTAAGGACAACGTAAAGTAG
- a CDS encoding ABC transporter substrate-binding protein — protein sequence MKARTMLILLVLLMASVSVMAGCSDKKEGAAKLETVTILYPGERSDRMSEFLDNEFAEKMAADLGLKVEVTFVPWAQYWEQKDIMLAANEPIDLYWDGLPDLSTIVNKKQAMVLDDLIKEYGQDMLKVLPMEQLQGATIDGKIHGIPSAYAPSSAMYQLVAVRQDILEAVGMTDLKTADDLKEFATRAKEKFPEMKGPADIVFKPLTRYFTDEQYNWIAVEDLVVFGEESKKAYSYYETEAFQEVAKFNNSMYDAGLYTEDLTIKYNERDSRMQTGLYLWVEGSLGKEMEIVDAIKANAPDAEVKTYLLAEDKPRYVTAAGGEVLGIPVNAPNPEGAMKFVNWIYKSQENYLFALYGVEGKDYEIVDGRINKLTASEFFYEWMFRNQNYQLFGPSVAQESIDKYKSWDEQAIRSDSLGFRFNNEKVKLIETALKEVAGKDLAAIRSGFVDFETEYPKAIEKLKAAGIDDYVAEIQRQLDEFLAGK from the coding sequence ATGAAAGCAAGGACAATGCTGATCTTGTTGGTCTTATTGATGGCGTCCGTTTCGGTTATGGCAGGATGCAGCGACAAAAAAGAGGGGGCAGCCAAGCTCGAAACCGTCACGATTCTGTATCCGGGGGAGCGAAGCGATCGCATGAGCGAATTTCTGGACAACGAGTTTGCCGAGAAGATGGCAGCCGATCTTGGTTTGAAGGTCGAAGTCACATTTGTGCCGTGGGCCCAGTATTGGGAACAAAAAGATATCATGCTGGCCGCAAATGAACCGATCGATTTATATTGGGACGGTCTCCCGGACCTTTCTACCATCGTCAACAAGAAACAAGCCATGGTATTGGATGATTTAATCAAGGAATATGGTCAGGATATGCTAAAGGTCCTGCCGATGGAGCAGCTTCAGGGGGCAACGATCGACGGGAAGATACATGGCATTCCATCCGCTTATGCACCCTCCTCCGCCATGTACCAGCTGGTGGCCGTTCGTCAGGATATCCTCGAAGCGGTAGGGATGACGGACTTGAAGACAGCAGACGACTTAAAGGAATTCGCAACAAGGGCGAAAGAGAAATTTCCTGAAATGAAGGGACCCGCCGATATTGTCTTTAAACCGTTGACCCGATATTTTACCGATGAACAATATAACTGGATCGCCGTAGAAGATTTGGTCGTATTCGGGGAAGAGAGTAAAAAAGCATACAGCTACTATGAAACGGAAGCGTTCCAGGAAGTCGCGAAGTTTAATAACTCCATGTATGACGCAGGGTTGTATACAGAGGATTTGACCATCAAATATAACGAGAGAGACTCCCGCATGCAGACAGGCTTATACTTATGGGTTGAAGGATCTTTGGGCAAGGAAATGGAAATCGTCGATGCCATCAAAGCCAATGCGCCGGATGCCGAGGTGAAGACGTATCTGTTAGCCGAGGATAAACCGCGTTATGTGACAGCCGCAGGCGGAGAAGTACTGGGCATACCTGTCAATGCTCCTAATCCGGAAGGCGCCATGAAGTTCGTGAACTGGATTTATAAATCCCAGGAGAATTATCTGTTTGCTCTCTATGGCGTCGAAGGCAAGGATTACGAGATTGTGGATGGAAGAATCAATAAGCTCACCGCTAGCGAATTCTTCTATGAATGGATGTTTAGAAACCAAAATTACCAATTGTTCGGGCCGAGTGTGGCGCAAGAGTCCATCGATAAGTACAAGAGCTGGGATGAACAGGCTATCCGATCCGATTCATTGGGCTTCCGATTTAACAATGAAAAGGTCAAGTTAATCGAGACGGCCCTGAAAGAAGTCGCAGGCAAGGATTTAGCCGCTATACGTTCCGGTTTCGTCGATTTTGAGACGGAGTATCCCAAAGCCATCGAGAAGCTGAAGGCGGCGGGCATTGATGACTATGTCGCTGAGATCCAGCGTCAGCTGGATGAGTTTTTGGCGGGGAAATAA
- a CDS encoding carbohydrate ABC transporter permease, with translation MKQKNRLLGDQLVIAFAYGFIGLFALVCLYPLVLTLSVSFSSEQAVARNGYSIIPLSPSLDTYKYIFVNSGMKLLKSYGVTLLVTTVGTMGALLITSMIAFSLSIKKLKYRNVLAFISNFTIIFSAGLIPWYMVSVNYYGLKNSILALILPSIFSVWNMFLMRTYFASISPSLYEAAEMDGANYFTIYVKIALPLSKTALLTVGLMYALQYWNDWWHALIFINDRDLFPLQYFLYNILSNVNAISSGRIPSGASGNITLPAETVKMAITVITIGPIIFLYPYIQKYFVHGIMAGAVKE, from the coding sequence ATGAAACAAAAGAATAGATTGCTTGGCGATCAATTGGTGATAGCCTTTGCCTATGGTTTCATTGGCTTATTCGCGCTCGTGTGTCTGTATCCCCTTGTTTTAACGTTAAGCGTGTCCTTTTCTTCGGAGCAGGCCGTTGCGAGAAACGGGTATTCGATCATCCCACTGAGCCCCAGCTTGGATACCTATAAATATATCTTTGTTAATAGTGGAATGAAATTGCTCAAATCCTATGGCGTGACCCTGCTTGTAACGACCGTGGGGACGATGGGGGCGCTGCTGATTACCAGCATGATTGCCTTTTCCCTATCGATCAAAAAGCTGAAATACCGTAACGTACTCGCCTTCATTAGCAATTTTACGATTATTTTCTCGGCTGGCCTCATTCCGTGGTACATGGTCAGCGTCAATTATTATGGACTGAAGAACAGCATTCTGGCCTTGATCCTGCCGTCTATATTCAGCGTCTGGAACATGTTTCTGATGCGAACGTACTTTGCAAGCATCTCTCCATCTTTATATGAAGCGGCCGAGATGGACGGCGCCAATTATTTTACGATCTATGTAAAAATCGCTCTTCCATTAAGCAAGACCGCACTGTTGACGGTTGGTTTAATGTATGCGCTTCAATATTGGAATGATTGGTGGCATGCTCTGATCTTTATTAATGATCGCGATTTATTTCCGCTCCAGTATTTCCTCTACAACATCTTGTCGAACGTCAATGCGATAAGCTCCGGACGAATTCCATCAGGGGCATCAGGCAACATTACACTGCCTGCGGAGACCGTGAAGATGGCCATTACGGTCATTACGATCGGCCCGATCATTTTCCTCTACCCTTACATTCAAAAATACTTCGTGCACGGGATTATGGCTGGTGCCGTCAAAGAATAG
- a CDS encoding ABC transporter permease, which yields MGSVVKGFLYEITKNRILYLMCVPALIVLIMFSYIPFAGIWMAFTDFNVVDGIFGSEFVGLDNFKYFFSENSMGWKVTYNTLYINFFGLILGIIIPVSIAILINEIRHKTYKKVAQSMMFFPYFISWVVVGAILYGIFSTDVGVANHILEFFGADPIRWYSEPKYWKWIIILSSVWKWSGYSSIIYMAAMSNFDGSLYEAAKVDGANKLQRIFYLTVPMLKPTIIVLSLLSVGRIFYGDFGMIYGIVGNNPVLAEEVTVIDTYVYQSMRTLGFSYSTAIGLFQSLMGLILITAANQSAKKINDGEGLF from the coding sequence ATGGGTTCCGTGGTTAAGGGGTTTCTATATGAAATAACGAAAAACCGAATACTGTATCTGATGTGCGTGCCTGCTTTGATCGTGCTGATCATGTTCTCCTATATCCCGTTTGCCGGAATATGGATGGCATTTACCGATTTTAATGTGGTTGACGGCATCTTCGGCAGTGAATTTGTGGGTCTGGACAATTTCAAATACTTTTTCTCGGAAAACAGCATGGGATGGAAGGTTACCTATAATACGCTGTACATCAACTTTTTCGGTCTCATCTTAGGCATTATCATTCCTGTCAGCATAGCCATTCTCATCAACGAAATCCGGCATAAAACCTACAAAAAGGTCGCTCAGAGCATGATGTTTTTTCCCTATTTCATCTCGTGGGTCGTCGTTGGGGCGATACTGTATGGGATATTCTCTACCGATGTGGGCGTTGCCAATCATATTCTGGAGTTCTTCGGAGCAGATCCGATCAGATGGTACTCGGAGCCGAAGTATTGGAAATGGATCATCATTCTGTCGAGCGTCTGGAAATGGAGCGGGTACAGTTCCATTATCTATATGGCGGCGATGTCCAATTTTGATGGAAGCTTATACGAAGCGGCCAAGGTGGATGGCGCCAACAAATTGCAGCGGATTTTTTACTTGACCGTGCCTATGCTGAAGCCGACGATCATCGTTTTGAGCTTGCTGAGCGTCGGACGAATCTTCTACGGGGACTTTGGGATGATTTACGGTATTGTCGGCAACAACCCGGTCCTGGCTGAAGAAGTCACGGTTATCGATACTTATGTTTACCAGTCGATGCGTACGCTGGGCTTTTCTTACTCTACGGCAATCGGGTTATTTCAGTCACTGATGGGATTGATCCTGATTACGGCTGCAAACCAATCGGCTAAGAAAATAAATGACGGAGAGGGTCTATTTTGA
- a CDS encoding Gfo/Idh/MocA family protein: protein MDLKLALIGAGQRGMIYARHAYPSEDIVAVVEPDDSRRKAAADEFRIPLEKQFESVDEFYRLGKICDAVIVSSMDRDHYAQTMRALDLGYDILLEKPISPSPEESLRIQRKANETGRKVIVCHVLRYTNFFAEIKKIIDSQELGKIVTIQHNENIGNFHMAHSFVRGNWRRSDLASPIIMQKSCHDMDILAWLVDSQAKRISSYGSLTYFKAENAPAGSAERCLDCKVAANCRFDARKAYLPIRGQWPATVISADQSEEGLLQALATSPYGRCVYRLDNDVCDHQVTVIEFKNGVTATFNLSGFTNKMYRTLKIMCEHGEIRGDDNLNIIEVTRFNSNMAEPVQQTVIRPATVSGGHNGGDTGLMNDFLENLGNADFSSRSSIDMSVESHIMAYAAEEARITGTVIDLDQLKERLQQSILA from the coding sequence ATGGATTTGAAGTTAGCATTAATCGGCGCAGGACAAAGAGGCATGATCTACGCAAGGCATGCATACCCAAGCGAGGACATCGTTGCGGTCGTTGAACCGGATGACAGCAGAAGAAAGGCGGCAGCGGACGAGTTTCGGATTCCTTTGGAGAAACAATTTGAATCCGTAGATGAATTTTATCGGCTCGGCAAAATTTGCGATGCCGTCATCGTTTCTTCTATGGATCGTGATCATTACGCGCAAACGATGAGAGCGCTTGATCTTGGGTATGATATTTTGCTGGAAAAGCCCATTTCGCCAAGTCCGGAAGAAAGCTTGAGAATACAACGAAAAGCCAATGAAACAGGCCGGAAAGTGATTGTATGCCATGTGCTCAGATATACGAACTTCTTTGCGGAAATCAAGAAAATCATCGATAGCCAAGAGCTCGGCAAGATCGTGACCATACAGCATAACGAGAACATCGGCAATTTCCATATGGCACACTCCTTTGTACGAGGCAACTGGAGGAGAAGCGACCTGGCCAGTCCAATTATCATGCAGAAGTCCTGCCATGACATGGATATTTTGGCCTGGCTGGTGGACAGTCAAGCGAAACGGATCTCTTCCTATGGCAGCCTGACTTATTTTAAGGCGGAGAATGCACCGGCAGGAAGCGCGGAACGATGCCTCGACTGTAAGGTAGCAGCGAACTGCCGATTCGATGCGAGAAAAGCCTATTTGCCTATAAGGGGCCAGTGGCCCGCTACCGTCATTTCGGCGGATCAGAGCGAAGAGGGACTGCTCCAAGCGCTCGCAACGAGTCCTTACGGACGCTGTGTTTATCGGCTTGACAATGATGTGTGCGACCATCAAGTCACCGTGATCGAGTTCAAGAACGGAGTAACGGCAACGTTTAATTTAAGCGGATTCACCAACAAAATGTACCGTACGCTCAAAATCATGTGCGAGCATGGGGAAATTCGAGGCGACGATAACTTGAACATTATCGAAGTCACCCGCTTTAACTCCAATATGGCAGAACCCGTTCAGCAAACCGTCATTCGGCCAGCAACGGTGAGCGGCGGACATAACGGCGGCGATACCGGTCTGATGAACGACTTTTTGGAGAATTTGGGAAATGCCGACTTCAGCAGCAGATCCTCCATCGACATGTCCGTCGAAAGCCATATCATGGCCTATGCCGCGGAAGAGGCGAGAATTACTGGTACCGTGATCGATCTGGATCAGCTTAAGGAGAGGCTGCAGCAGAGCATTTTGGCATAA
- a CDS encoding DUF4832 domain-containing protein: MGKYSLENYEKYKTVKIRPQPLLNREFDGSQGPFEYVSFFWRALEPVRGEYRLEAIKEALRTAHNPILVLVPELPIWVQGYEPDCFAALVRKVGSYIDSDRRLTAVLISTLADSKEEWNAYVESFEKQTLLAELQNDRLIQHVRDRGRGFGLLVKCGEENWIECCEAFAIHRLQKVWKRYQVVLDVTDNVCGPHTRREAYRWHAALSNLNIGLGYHLTLRRLTYPETVYSRGSLPLRFWFVNEGSSRIYRDFQLWVQLQQGEVSYEYPLHAATHSWLTGDLVHNEMVPLKDMLPGEYTLSIALFFEDRSYIPLHIQNPQQDGYYEAGMIQVEISDEDPLRNIWDDYDPEGYYPLEDPVIPEQE, from the coding sequence ATGGGGAAATACTCGCTTGAAAATTACGAGAAGTATAAAACCGTAAAAATCCGACCGCAGCCCTTATTGAATCGGGAGTTTGATGGAAGCCAGGGTCCATTCGAATACGTCTCCTTTTTCTGGAGAGCGCTTGAGCCGGTTCGAGGTGAATACAGGCTTGAAGCGATCAAAGAAGCACTGCGTACGGCCCATAATCCCATTCTTGTCCTGGTACCGGAATTGCCGATCTGGGTTCAGGGTTATGAACCTGATTGTTTTGCGGCCTTGGTCCGAAAAGTCGGGAGTTATATCGACTCCGACAGACGCTTAACAGCCGTTCTGATATCAACCTTAGCTGACAGTAAGGAAGAATGGAACGCTTATGTGGAATCGTTTGAGAAGCAGACGCTGCTAGCCGAACTGCAGAATGACAGATTGATTCAACATGTAAGAGACCGCGGCCGCGGATTTGGCCTGCTGGTGAAGTGCGGTGAGGAGAATTGGATCGAATGCTGTGAGGCTTTTGCCATACATAGGCTGCAGAAGGTATGGAAGCGTTACCAGGTGGTCCTTGATGTGACCGATAACGTTTGCGGTCCTCATACCAGACGCGAGGCATATCGCTGGCACGCCGCCCTCTCCAATCTGAATATAGGACTTGGATATCATCTAACTTTACGCAGACTGACGTATCCGGAAACGGTATATAGTCGTGGAAGCTTGCCGCTGCGTTTCTGGTTTGTCAACGAGGGCAGCTCGAGAATATACCGGGATTTTCAGTTATGGGTGCAGTTACAGCAGGGGGAGGTTTCCTATGAATATCCCCTGCACGCCGCCACGCATTCCTGGTTAACCGGGGACCTTGTCCATAATGAGATGGTCCCCTTGAAGGATATGTTACCGGGAGAATATACGCTGAGTATAGCACTCTTTTTCGAAGACCGGTCGTATATCCCCCTGCATATACAGAACCCGCAGCAGGATGGATATTATGAGGCAGGCATGATCCAAGTCGAAATATCCGATGAGGATCCGCTTAGGAATATTTGGGATGACTATGATCCGGAAGGATATTACCCCTTGGAAGATCCCGTGATTCCGGAACAGGAATAG